The Verrucomicrobium spinosum DSM 4136 = JCM 18804 DNA segment CTCGTGAACCTCAGTGCTTCGCCCTTCAGCCTGGGGAAGCCGACCATCAGAGAGAAGATGCTGGGCGAGCTGGCGGCAGAGACCGGCGTCCCGGTGGTCTATTGCAATGCCGTGGGGGGGAACGATCAGCTCGTGTTCGACGGGAACTCGCTGGTTATTGGGAAGGACGGAGAAGTCCTGGCCCGGTTGGCGTCCTTCGCTGAAGAGGTGGCGGTGGTGGATGTGCTCAGTGGAGCGGGTGCCCGGGCCGCAGAACCCATGGTGGTGGCGGAGGAGCTCTATCAGGCCCTGGTACTGGGGCTGCGCGACTACGTCACGAAGTGCGGCTTCAAATCGTGCGTGCTGGGGCTCAGCGGTGGCATCGACTCCGCGCTGGTGGCGGTGCTGGCGGCGGAAGCGCTGGGACCTGCGAATGTGCTAGGGGTATCGCTTCCCAGTGTCTATTCCTCAGAGGGCAGCAAGGATGACGCCCGTGAACTCGCGGAGAAGCTGGGCATCCAGTATGAGACTATTCCCATTCAGTCCGTCTTTGAGGCGTTGAAGGGGCAGACCAGGGAGGTCTTTGCAGGGAAACCGGAGGATGTCACTGAGGAGAACATGCAGTCCCGCATACGTGGCCTGATCCTCATGTCTCTCTCGAACAAGTTTGGCCACCTGCTGCTCACCACGGGCAACAAGAGCGAGATGGCGGTGGGATACTGCACGATCTATGGTGACATGTGCGGAGGGCTGTCGGTCATCAGTGATCTGCCCAAGACCAAAGTTTACGAGGTGTCGCGCTGGATCAATCGTGAGCGGGAAATCATTCCCTGGGCGAGCATTGAGAAGCCGCCGAGTGCTGAACTGCGCCCTGATCAAAAGGACCAGGACACCCTGCCGGAGTATGATGTGCTGGATGGGATTTTGGAGCTCTTCGTGGAGCAGGGACAGTCCATTGCCGAGATCGTGGCCCGCGGCTATGATGAGGAACTGGTCCGTTGGGTATTGCGTCGCGTGGATCTGAATGAGTGGAAGCGTCACCAGGCTGCGCCCGGCTTGAAGGTGACGTCCAAGGCGTTTGGCATGGGACGGCGGATCCCGATTGTCCAGCGTTTCCGGGAGTAGAGGGGCGTTTCGTGCTCAGTGTGTCAGTGGGCGGTCGGCGGTGGGCAGTGCATCATTGAGCGGCGCGGTCAGAACATAGGTAAGGCGGCCAAAGGAGCGTGGGCGCGGTCCCTGTTCGCCCGAGTGGCCCATGAGATTCGCCGCACGCCCTAGCATTCAAACTCCGCTGGGTTGTAGGGCGACCGATTCGGTTGCCTCATCAGGAGACGCTCACGGCAAGCGGGGCGCTTGCCCTACAGGGGGTGCGCTGGGTGTGAAGGTCGGAAAAGGGAGCGAGAGACGTTCTTGTCCCGGTTCGCCCCGAGTGGGCCATGAGATTCGCCGCACGCCCTGGCATTCAAACCGCGCTGGGTTGTAGGGCGACCGCGCCGGTTGCCTCATCAGGTGACGATGGCGGCAAGCGGGGCGCTTGCCCTACAGGGGGCGCGCTGGGTGTGAAGGTCGGAAAAGGGAGCGAGAAACGTTCTTGTCCCGGTTCGCCCGAGTGGCCCACCAGATTGCCTCACTCACTGCTTCTGGAACTTCAACAGACGCTTGGACTCCTCGATCAGGAACTTGGTGTTCGTGAAGGGATCTGGACCGACATCCAGCCAGCGGATCTGACCGGCTCCATCCACGAGGAAGGCTCCGTGGAGGGGCATGCCCTCGAAGTCGTCGTAGCAGCGCCATTTGCGGAAGACCAACTGCTCCGGGTCGGCCAGGAGATGGATGGCGTTCTGCTTGGTGGCATCACCCGGGCGGCAGGTGTCGGCGGTGGCGGTGAGGTCCATGGCTTCCTCGCTGCCAATGGCCACGATCTCCAGGCCGGCTTTCTTGAAGTCGTCTGCGGCGGTGGAGAAGGCTTTGAGCTGCTCCATGCAATGAGTGCAGTGGCGGCTTAGGTAGAACAAGACGACCACGGGCTTGCCGGAGAAGTCGGAGAGCGAAACGGGATGGTTGGACTCATCCGGCAGAGTGAAGGGGGCGGCGGAGAAGGGGGTCCAGTGAACAGGGCCCAGGGATTCCATGGCGGGGCGCTTACCGGAATCGGTGCGCGGTGCTTCCGGGCGACGCCAGGGCAGGGGGGCGCCAAACTCTTTGGCAATCGCATCGATGCGTTGGCTGATCGGCACGTTGGTGTCGAGACTGCCTGCGGTGACGCGCAGGGTTTCGAAGTGCTTCTTGGCTTCATCTGGCTTGCCCGCCAGCATCAGCGCATCCACCCGGAGGGCCAGGTTGGGGGCGTCCATGGGCAGTTGCTGGGCGGCGGCCACGGCCTTCTCCTTGTCGCCTACGGCCAGATGGTAGCGAATCAAGCGCTCCTTGGGAGTGTCCTTCAGCGCGGCCAGCTTCTTCTGAAGTTCCGCAAGGGGTTGCTTGTCCAGGATGGCGATCAGGGCGCTGAGCTCGGCTTTGGCATTGCTCACGGCGGAGTCTCCCTTGCCGCCTCGGGCTGGCTTTTCGCCGGGTGCTTTTGCCCCGGAGGGCTTGTTTTCAGCAGGCTTGTCAGAAGCCTCCGGTTGGGTGATTTCCTCGACCTTGGCGGGGGCGGAAGATGGTGTAGGTGCTGGCACTGGGGACGGTTCGGTGGTTTTGGCCACAGGTTTGACTTTGCTGGAGTCTGCGGAGGCTGGGGGCTCCTTTTTCGCGGCAGGCAGCTTCTCCAGCTGATCAAGGCGGGAGGCAACTGCGGCGCGATCTCCCTTGAAGTAGGCAGCCACGCCCTGGGCTCGGATGCGGGCGGCCTCCATGCTGGGATTGGGCGTGATATCGAGGTAAGGGGAGCCGTCGAGTTCGAGGAGCTCATCCCACAGCTCATAGGTGAGGAGGGTGTCCAGCAGGCGGGTCCGGCCGTAAGCGGCGCTCTTGTTCTTGTTGTCCGTCGTGTTGTACTCCGGGTGCCGGGGGATCTCGATGAGATTGCGGGCGAGGGCGGCGGCGTCGTGGGCGCGGCCGAGCTGGTTATAGGTGCGAACCAGCCACTCGGTGTTGTGGGCGTAGTTGTGAATCTGGTCCGGCAGCACTTGGGTCTGGATCATGTAGGCGTGATCCACGCGGGTGGCGGCCTCCTGCTGCCAGGCGGCATCGGGCAGGCGGTTCACCTTGCTGAAGGTGTGGCCGGGCATGTGCCACATGTGGGCGATGGCGGGCGCGCTCTGGCCGCAGAGCGTGGCGGCCTCGACGGCGCGGGCGGGCTTGCTGTCATCCCAGAGGTGGATGCGATAGTGGTGCGCGGGATGCATGGGCTCCTTGGCAAAGACCTGGGAGAGGATCGCGTCCACCGACTCCCGGCTCACCATGGTGACGCCGTCGCCCTTGCCTTCCCAGATCGCCCAGGCGAGGAAGGCCTTTGCTTCAAGATCATCAGGGTTCTCGTGGATGATGTCCTCAATGCCCTTGATGAAATCGAGCTGGCGCTGCTTCTTGTCCTTCTTTGGGTCCTTGTAGAAGTCCTCCAGGAGGGTGATCCATGCCCTCTCTCTGGCGGAGGCGGCAGCCTTCTTGGCCCCGGCCTTTTTGATGAACTCGGCCGCGCGTTTTTCGTTATTCACATTGGCCATGGCACAGCCCCAGTAGGCCATTGCGCAATCGGGATCGAGATCGGCTGCCTGCCGGAAGGAGCGCTCCGCTTCATAGTACCAGAAGCCGTGGATCTGGCCGATCCCCTGGGTGAAGAATTTCTGAGCGAGCTCGTTCTTGGTGGTGACCGGGAATTTGACCTTTCCGCAGCCCTCCATCAGCACTGCGGCCTGGCGCGGACCATCGTCGAAGGCCTCCCCGTGAAAGGAGTGACCCGGCAAAGGATCGGCGGCTGCGGCGGGAAGGGCCGCAGCCAGTGCGAGCAGAAGAAAGCGCATGAAGGGAAAACGACCGAAATGCCGGAATTCTGAAATTAGAATGCCGAATTCTCCAAATCGTGGTTCTCTGTAGGAGAAATGGATGCTTGGGGAGTGTTTGATTCTTCAACCCCTCGCGGCCGTGGAGTGGCCCTTGGGCACGCGGTCGCATTCCGCGGGGAAACAAGTGCCTGCCAAGGAACCTGGGGTGGTGAAGCATCGACTGACAGGCTTCAGATGGCCTGTGCTTGGGAAGCTCGGGGAGCGCACGCATCCTGTGTGCTGTTTGCGGCATCTTGCCGCAAACGTCAGGCAACACAAGACATCAGGTCCAACCGACGTGGGGGTGTTGATGGCGGTGGGGAGAAAGCGGATGCGGTCGGCCTTCCCACCTGATCATCGTCCTGGGAGGTACCCAACGTTGACTCGCTTAGGGCTCGTCCAACGTTGGGCTGTGTTAGAGATCCCCGTTGGGGATCAACTTCGATCTGGGGCGGCCGCCAAGGAACCAGCACGGTGTCGAAGCTCTTCCTCGAAGAGGATGGGGCTACAAGCCCAACGTTGGCGAGCTTCGAGCGAGCCTACGTTGGGTATGAGTGTTGGAGGTTTCTACTCCGAAGGAGTTGCGGCAGTCTGACTGCCTTTTGCGTCCAAGATTCCCTGGCAGGCACTAGCTGAAGGTCTGCGGGTTTCGCCTTCTCGCCGACGTCACCAAGTATCGACAGACTCGGCTGCTGCCCACGCAAGCCAAGGTGAACAGCGATCCTGTCACTGTTCACCCGAGGCTTTGCTCTCGTTCTCTAAAGCAGTGACTGATAGAGATCGAGCGTCTTCTCGGCGATGGCGCGCCAGGAGAAGTGCTCGACCGCGCGCTGGCGGCCTGCCTTGGCCATGCGATCGCGGAGGCTCTGGTCCGCCATGAGGCGGTTCACGGCCTCGGCCAGGTCCTTGGCGTACTGGGCGGGATGCTCGGCCTCATAGGGGCTCTCACACTGCTGGAGGAGGGGGACGAGGATGCCGGTCTCACCGGGGAGCACGACTTCCTTGATGCCGCCCACCGCGCTGGCGACGACGGCGGTCTCACAGGCCATGGCCTCCAGATTGATGATGCCGAAGGGCTCGTAAATGGAAGGGCAGCAGAAGAGGTCGGCGTGGGAGTAGAGGGCGATCTTCTCCTCCACCGGAAGCATGGCTTGGATCCAGATGACGCCGTCCCGCTTGGCTTGGGCATCAGCCACGGCGTGCTTCATCTCGGCGGCGATCTCCGGGGTGTCTGGGGCACCGGCGCACAGCACCACCTGGAAGCCGGGGTCCATCTTTTCAATGGCT contains these protein-coding regions:
- a CDS encoding NAD+ synthase; this translates as MKIGLAQINTTVGDFSGNSALILKAYREAVAQGAQLVITPELAMTGYPPRDLVHRSRFVPGNIEALRQLAGAVGAVPLIVGFVDVNEGAGKPFRNAAAVLQAGRIHQVVAKTLLPTYDVFDEDRYFEPEENLVPVVIEGIRVGVTICEDIWTDDYLPRRLYDVEPPIELAKQGVDLLVNLSASPFSLGKPTIREKMLGELAAETGVPVVYCNAVGGNDQLVFDGNSLVIGKDGEVLARLASFAEEVAVVDVLSGAGARAAEPMVVAEELYQALVLGLRDYVTKCGFKSCVLGLSGGIDSALVAVLAAEALGPANVLGVSLPSVYSSEGSKDDARELAEKLGIQYETIPIQSVFEALKGQTREVFAGKPEDVTEENMQSRIRGLILMSLSNKFGHLLLTTGNKSEMAVGYCTIYGDMCGGLSVISDLPKTKVYEVSRWINREREIIPWASIEKPPSAELRPDQKDQDTLPEYDVLDGILELFVEQGQSIAEIVARGYDEELVRWVLRRVDLNEWKRHQAAPGLKVTSKAFGMGRRIPIVQRFRE
- a CDS encoding peroxiredoxin family protein, which gives rise to MRFLLLALAAALPAAAADPLPGHSFHGEAFDDGPRQAAVLMEGCGKVKFPVTTKNELAQKFFTQGIGQIHGFWYYEAERSFRQAADLDPDCAMAYWGCAMANVNNEKRAAEFIKKAGAKKAAASARERAWITLLEDFYKDPKKDKKQRQLDFIKGIEDIIHENPDDLEAKAFLAWAIWEGKGDGVTMVSRESVDAILSQVFAKEPMHPAHHYRIHLWDDSKPARAVEAATLCGQSAPAIAHMWHMPGHTFSKVNRLPDAAWQQEAATRVDHAYMIQTQVLPDQIHNYAHNTEWLVRTYNQLGRAHDAAALARNLIEIPRHPEYNTTDNKNKSAAYGRTRLLDTLLTYELWDELLELDGSPYLDITPNPSMEAARIRAQGVAAYFKGDRAAVASRLDQLEKLPAAKKEPPASADSSKVKPVAKTTEPSPVPAPTPSSAPAKVEEITQPEASDKPAENKPSGAKAPGEKPARGGKGDSAVSNAKAELSALIAILDKQPLAELQKKLAALKDTPKERLIRYHLAVGDKEKAVAAAQQLPMDAPNLALRVDALMLAGKPDEAKKHFETLRVTAGSLDTNVPISQRIDAIAKEFGAPLPWRRPEAPRTDSGKRPAMESLGPVHWTPFSAAPFTLPDESNHPVSLSDFSGKPVVVLFYLSRHCTHCMEQLKAFSTAADDFKKAGLEIVAIGSEEAMDLTATADTCRPGDATKQNAIHLLADPEQLVFRKWRCYDDFEGMPLHGAFLVDGAGQIRWLDVGPDPFTNTKFLIEESKRLLKFQKQ